DNA sequence from the Vicia villosa cultivar HV-30 ecotype Madison, WI linkage group LG3, Vvil1.0, whole genome shotgun sequence genome:
ttaatttagattttaaattgatttagatTTGACCGAACCAATAAACACGCCTAAAAATCTCACAATATatttatactgatatttaggcTTAATTCTTTCTATAAAAGAAATCGCTGTTAATTTATAACAAAGTAATTATTGACAatgtaaagaagaaaaaaaaactagacAAATTCTTCAATATTTACATGATTTATTggcaaattttattttaaataattgatctATCGGTGGTTGTATTGTATCGTTGGCAATCTTAGTCAACAAAATCTAGTTATTAAGAGCATTAAAAAAATGTTGTACCTTTAATTGCATTAAATCTTTTAAAGTCTGTTCATCTATCTCATCCAAACCTTTTTATATATACATTTTTCACTATTATATTATTCTTCAAATTTTCATACTTTTTGTATTTACGTAAGATATATTTTCTTGCGTTTGATAAGATAAAAATGATGCGGTGCTATTTATCGTTTCTGCAGAATTTATTCGCAATACATCTGTAAAATAAATTTACACtaattaatttagaaaaaaatcattggagaaaatttgaaaaaataaaaagcaGAAAGCGACCtgaaataaaaagaattaattgtaaaaagaaaataaaataaaatatggccgttgcactttttgaaaaaatgcaAGGCAATGATCATAACGTGAACCTTGATTCGGACGTTTCTAATCATAGCCGTCCATTTTCCAAAGatgtatatttaaaaaaaaaaaaaaaatttataaaaaaaattattcgtaTTTGATGATTCCGCCTCTATAATTTTGAATATAGAGAGAGGACCATTTCCATCAacactttctctctctctctctctcaccgaAACTCTTTCATCTTCCTTCAACCAACTCCTGTTGCAGTGAGTGTTGATTTTCACTTCTAGATCTTCTTCAATATCTCTTCATTTGGATCTGCATTTTCTCACCGTTTCAATTTCCTGAAGCTCAATCTAACGGTTTCATTTTGATTTCTACACTGATTTTATTCATCGATctcgcattcatgcattcatgatTTGTTAATGCCGATTCTGATTTTTAGAAATTTGAATATTCATTGAAATCTGAGTTTTGTAACTtctttaatttgaatttgaattcatgaactctttttctttttcatactttaattgtttgattttgaaaggatcGAGTATGTTGATTTTTTTAATGCTCTTTTTTATTTGTGCTgtagattattttatttttttgaaatcaaagtaaTAATCATTATAGACGGTGCTTTTCCccagtttttttttgaaaatttgaaatatcGATTTACTTAATTATTGATTTTGCTATGGCTgcgatttattttgtttttaaaatttgaattcaatttatattgatttgtgtgtttgtttgtttgcaGAAGTTTTTGTTGCGATTTCCTAAGTGTGGATTAGGGATTATAATGATTTGGAGGACAAATTGTGAAGATAATTGCAGTTTGATTCGAGTTGTGGTATACAATGGGAAGTGAGAGGTCGATTTCTGGTCCATCTGATACTGTACAGAAAATTAGACCATTGCATGGGTATTTCTTTATGATTCGTCTTTTGTTTTACTATAGCTTGATATGCATTTGTTGCTTCCATTTGAGTAAAATTTTCGGTAGCactgacacctctgaaaaaatgtGTGGCTGTGTCCTGTCGGACATCAATATCTCGACACGACACCGACACTTATATTACATTCAATTTATTCAAATAACTACTGGTGTCGACGCGTTTGTGTATGTTTCATAGGTAAAATTTAACCTCGCAGATAAGGTAAATATTGATGCCTCTAACAATATGCATGTTTATGTTTGGGGCTTTAATTGGCCTTCTTTTGGGAGTGAAATGATTCATTACCAAGGGCAAGGAGTGGATCTTTGTTTTCCATATTATAGTTTATCTTTCATCACAATTTTCCTAAATTTTAGACGTGTGTCACCTTTACTCTTAGTTTCATCCTAATTAGTTCTCAAATTTAAACAATTGCTAGtaggtcttttttttttttttgatttagaaaccatattttataattttgtgaACTTCCAAATTGAAAACTTGAGAGTACAAAGAACGGAAATCCAAGTAGATAATAAGCACATCCTGATGCCTTAGAAGCTTGTTGAAAAGCGGTTTGCTGAAGTGTGGTAACATTACACATTGTGACTGAGGTTATTTGTTCAACCAAACTCTAATAGGTGCACCGTTTGCATGTATACTATTGAGTTTTATTCCTCCACCACTTCCACATTGCTTCTGATTTAATTTGTTCAACCAAACTCTAATAGATGCTCCTTTCGCTTGTACACTATTGAATTTTCTTTACTCGAACACTTCCAATTGGCGGCCTCATTGTGGGTCTAACACCAGCGTATGAAATTGCACATGGCAAGCCCAAATGGGGCACTTTCTCAATTTTCTCAACTTCGGCGTGGTGTATCCACTTTAGCCTTTTAATATTCATGGTGTTACCTTTGCTTATTAGCTACTATAATGAGATTGAGCATCCGCCAAGCAAAATTGAAATTTATGAAAACTTTAATGCAAGAGGCAAAATAcattttttccttttgattttttttttgtgtaatccATAATAAGTCTTTATTTATAATAAGTGGTGAATTgagttttctcttataataaagcATGTACTTGCAGGAGGACTACTGGCCCTACAAGGCGATCCACTAAAGGAAATTGGACAGCTGAGGAGGTAAATTTTTAATACTTGAACATATTACATCTTTCTTAAGTTTGGCAATATTACTTTGCATTGTTAGAAGACTTCTTCTGTGAAACTAAGCATCTGTTGaactttttgaattatttttatcaCTTTCAATTATTATAGTTATTTTGTAGGCTTTTTGAAGACCATAAATGGCTAAATAATGTATTGTCACTCATTGTATTTTTGACATATATGTACATTTAGAAGTTTCGATGTAGTTTTTCGTTCAATATCTTCAGATCTGAAAAAGTATTGTATGACCAAGTGACATGCATGAATTCTGTTTCTGCAGGACGAAATTTTGCGGAAGGCTGTTGAGCGTTTTAAAGGAAAGAATTGGAAAAAAATAGGTTAGGTTTTGGTAGCATGGAGTACATCATGTACATGTTGCTCATCATAATTTAATTTCACAATATACTTCTTATAGCATATAGCCGTGTAAGTCTTTAGTGAGCATTGGTAGTGTCAATTTCTTATTCTTATTAAGCTATACGAGTTTCTTCATTTGGACCTTTAAAGGCTTAACTGAGGAGGTTTACAGTAAAAAAGTGAGAAATCTACCTGTACCTTTGGCATTTCACTgatttatcattttttaatagtttttacACCTAATCTCTCTAGCATATTATGCAATATTTTATGTTACTTGTAACGATTGTCCAATGTGTCTTTAGCGGAGTGTACACTAAAGAATTGGAAAAAAATAGGTTAGGTTTTGGTAGCATGGAGTACATCATGTAAATGTTGCTCATCATAATTTAATTTCACAATATACTTCTTATAGCATATAGCCGTGTAAGTCTTTAGTGAGCATTGGTAGTGTCAATTTCTTATTCTTATTAAGTTATATGAGTTTCTTCATCTGGACCTTTAAAGGCTTAACTGAGGAGGTTTACAATAAAAAAGTGAGAAATCTACCTGTACCTTTGGAATTTCACTgatttatcattttttaatagtttttacACCTAATCTCTCTAGCATATTATGCAATATTTTATGTGACTTGTAACGATTGTCCAATGTGTTTGTAGCGGAGTGTTTCAAGGATAGGACTGATGTACAATGCTTGCATAGGTGGCAAAAAGTCTTAAATCCAGAACTTATCAAAGGTCCTTGGTCTAAAGAGGTAATCTCTTCATATTTCTTCCCGGCGTTGACTATACTTGACAATTTTTTGTTGGTTCAGATCTAGTATTCTATTCTAGTCTATTCATTTTTCTGTTTAGATATCTGTTATTAACTTTCCTACTGATCTGAATGCAAACAAACAGGAAGATGAAACTATCGTGGATTTGGTAAACAAATATGGGCCTAAAAAGTGGTCTACTATAGCACAACATTTACCTGGACGCATTGGTAAGCAATGTCGAGAAAGGTATGACTATTGGATTTCTACTAATTCAAGTCTGTGTGATTAACATATTTCTTGTCTGAAATCAATAAACTAGTACACTGTATTTATTCTGATTATCTTTTCCTTATTGccctatatataaattaaatatttccgGGCAGTAGTAGCCAATTCTCATTCTCATCAATAACTAATGAAAAATTATTAGGTGGCATAATCATCTTAATCCTTCTATAAATAAGGAAGCATGGACGCAGGAAGAAGAATTGGCTCTAATACATGCTCATCAGATTTATGGGAATAGATGGGCAGAATTATCTAAGTTTTTGCCTGGAAGGTAAATACACGTTAAATTCCTATTTAATTTAATAAGAGGGTTGAAAAGTGCATGCAACCATGCTTTCACTTCATTTTGCAGTCACAGTTTCTTatttatgttttgaatagagatctggatgcatatttttatttctgTTTATCAGTAAGCATTTACAGTTGTGATTTTTCTTGTGGAAAACAGGACAGACAATGCGATAAAGAACCATTGGAATAGTTCTGTCAAAAAGAAATTGGATTCTTACTTAGCGTCGGGCTTGCTTGCTCAGTTTCAAAATGTACAACTTGTTGGAAATCCAAATCAACCTATTGATTCATCCTGTGCAAGGTTGCAGTTTAGTGTAGATGATATCGGTCCTAGGGGGACTGACGGTGAGGAAGTTTCACTGTGTAGCCAGGAGTCGGCTAATGCTGACAACTTTCCGTCTGGCAGAGAGTTGAGAATTGTTATGCAAAATGGAGAAGAGTACAGGGCCAATGAAGAATCTAATCAAGCATCTTGTTCAGAGCCATATTACTTGTCTCTGGATGATGTTACTTGCCAAGAACCATTTGAGCAGAAATATTCAAACCAACCCGGAAGTTCTTCTGCTAACGTGGATTACCAATTTAATTTACATGCTTTGCCCAACATTTCCTCGCTTGACTTTGGGCAGGAATCATCACAGTTGCAAAATGATTCTTTAGCTCCCAGTGAAAGTCATAACATGATGATTGTTCCATATGAATATCAGCCTTCATCTATGGACAATGCCGAAGGAGAACAAAACATGTTGGTAACTGATGATGAATGTAGGTTCCTATTTTCAGAGGCAATGAGTGAAGAATGCTTTTCCTCAGGAGTAAATAATATTGACTTGTCTAGACGCACTTCATCTCTTTGTCAGTCACCTTTACCATCTTGTGGTAGAATGGTGATGTATGCAGCCGAAGCCAATCCATTGGTAAGCTCTGATGATCTACATTGTGTCTCGAGAGAACAAGATGGCTTGATTTATGCCAATGATAACAATAGGTATGAAGATGTTGGAGAAGATGAAAACTTAAAATTGGTCCCTGTAAATAGTTCTGGATGTGGATCAGATACTATGCAAAATTGCTATCCAATTGATGAAAAACCGAAGGGACATATAAAACAGGAGGAAGCAGGAGGAACACTATGTTATGAACCACCTCGTTTTCCAAGTTTGGATATACCTTTCATGAGCTGTGATCTTATACAGTCTGGCGACATGCAGCAAGAATTCAGTCCCTTAGGTATCCGACAGTTTATGATGTCTTCTATGAACTGTCTTACTCCTTTCAGATTGTGGGACTCACCTTCTCGAATTGATAGTCCAAAGGCTTTATTAAAAAGTGCTGCTAAAACTTTTACAAGTACGCCATCcataatgaagaagaagaaacgaAATCGAGACCTTTTATCTCCACTATCAGATAGAAGAATGGAGAAGAAACATGAGATTGACTTGACATCAACTTTGATTACAAACTTCTCTCGTTTAGATGTCATGTTTGATGATAATGAGGCTCAAGGTATTGAAGACGATAAAGAAAATTGTAGACCAGCTTTTAAGGTAGAGGAGAAAAGTAACTCTCAGAACAAGATTGAGCAGTCTCCTCTCGATGCCGATGCTAAGATGAAGAATGATATTGATCCTGCTGCCGAAATTGTAAGTATACTATTACTATATGTAGATACTAACTTGTTATTTCCCTCCAAATCTTATTTTTCTATTGTAGTCAGTTGCAGTCCAGTGTTTgtaaatatttaacattttattGGTCAGGTGCAACAGCCTTCTGGAGTTTTGGTTGAACATGATATGAATGATCCGTCGTTGTATTCTCCTAGTCAAATTGGTTTGAAATCAGATATAGTTCTTAGTTTAAGTGCTAGAAGTCATAAAAAGCCAGCTTCAAGACTTAATTCTCCTTGTGTTCGATTAAAGGAGCACGAAAGACTCTCAGTTTCTGTTACTTGTGTACAATCCGTCTGTTCATCACCAGGACCAGGAGAGAATATGGGCGATCAAACCGGAAACAATGGTGGTTTTGAAAGAAATAACatgtaatattatttaaattgattATATTGTTAGCTACATTTTTGCTAACTTCTTGTTTGATGGATCGCATCGGATCACATTGTTTTTGAACAACTTCTTGTTTGATTTCAGTTTTGGCGGAACACCTTATAGGAAAAGCTTTGAATCACCTTCGGCATGGAAATCTCCCCTGTTCTTCAGCACTTTTTTGACTAGCCCCAGGCTTGATACTGAAATTACAATTGAGGTTCTGTATATTATGTCGAGTTTACTCTACCGTATTTCTGAAGTATTAGTTTCTTTctcatttaaaaaagtgagcaTGTTTACAGGACTATGGATGTTTCTTTAGCCCGGGCGATAAAAGCTATGATGCAATGGGATGGATGAAACAGATTGGTGAACACACTGCTGCTCAATATGCCGATGCTCTAGAGATTTTGGAAAATGAAACTCCTAAGGCACTACCAAAAGATGCATTTGAAGACAACCAAGAAAACAAGGATCCTCATAATCAACCTGGGAACCAGTCTAACTCGGCTTCAAATGCTTTGGTAAAACTGGACTTACCAATGCTAGTTTTCCTTATATTTTCCACAATTTCAATCTCATGAACTTTTTAGTTAACTATAAATTTGTTTCCAGGTGGAACGACGCATACTTGACTTCAGTGAATGTGGATCTCCAGAGAGGGGTGATAAGGGCAAGTCCTCAGTTATGAGCATTTCAAGTCCTTCGTATTTGTTGAAGGGCTGTAGATAAATATATAGCGAATGTGGATCTCTGTTTTGCTGTATACTCATATGTCTGTTTGAGTAtactttataaatataaattgtcATTTATTTATAAGATTACTATTATACCTTAAGA
Encoded proteins:
- the LOC131660040 gene encoding transcription factor MYB3R-1-like isoform X1, whose translation is MGSERSISGPSDTVQKIRPLHGRTTGPTRRSTKGNWTAEEDEILRKAVERFKGKNWKKIAECFKDRTDVQCLHRWQKVLNPELIKGPWSKEEDETIVDLVNKYGPKKWSTIAQHLPGRIGKQCRERWHNHLNPSINKEAWTQEEELALIHAHQIYGNRWAELSKFLPGRTDNAIKNHWNSSVKKKLDSYLASGLLAQFQNVQLVGNPNQPIDSSCARLQFSVDDIGPRGTDGEEVSLCSQESANADNFPSGRELRIVMQNGEEYRANEESNQASCSEPYYLSLDDVTCQEPFEQKYSNQPGSSSANVDYQFNLHALPNISSLDFGQESSQLQNDSLAPSESHNMMIVPYEYQPSSMDNAEGEQNMLVTDDECRFLFSEAMSEECFSSGVNNIDLSRRTSSLCQSPLPSCGRMVMYAAEANPLVSSDDLHCVSREQDGLIYANDNNRYEDVGEDENLKLVPVNSSGCGSDTMQNCYPIDEKPKGHIKQEEAGGTLCYEPPRFPSLDIPFMSCDLIQSGDMQQEFSPLGIRQFMMSSMNCLTPFRLWDSPSRIDSPKALLKSAAKTFTSTPSIMKKKKRNRDLLSPLSDRRMEKKHEIDLTSTLITNFSRLDVMFDDNEAQGIEDDKENCRPAFKVEEKSNSQNKIEQSPLDADAKMKNDIDPAAEIVQQPSGVLVEHDMNDPSLYSPSQIGLKSDIVLSLSARSHKKPASRLNSPCVRLKEHERLSVSVTCVQSVCSSPGPGENMGDQTGNNGGFERNNIFGGTPYRKSFESPSAWKSPLFFSTFLTSPRLDTEITIEDYGCFFSPGDKSYDAMGWMKQIGEHTAAQYADALEILENETPKALPKDAFEDNQENKDPHNQPGNQSNSASNALVERRILDFSECGSPERGDKGKSSVMSISSPSYLLKGCR
- the LOC131660040 gene encoding transcription factor MYB3R-1-like isoform X2 gives rise to the protein MGSERSISGPSDTVQKIRPLHGRTTGPTRRSTKGNWTAEEDEILRKAVERFKGKNWKKIAECFKDRTDVQCLHRWQKVLNPELIKGPWSKEEDETIVDLVNKYGPKKWSTIAQHLPGRIGKQCRERWHNHLNPSINKEAWTQEEELALIHAHQIYGNRWAELSKFLPGRTDNAIKNHWNSSVKKKLDSYLASGLLAQFQNVQLVGNPNQPIDSSCARLQFSVDDIGPRGTDGEEVSLCSQESANADNFPSGRELRIVMQNGEEYRANEESNQASCSEPYYLSLDDVTCQEPFEQKYSNQPGSSSANVDYQFNLHALPNISSLDFGQESSQLQNDSLAPSESHNMMIVPYEYQPSSMDNAEGEQNMLVTDDECRFLFSEAMSEECFSSGVNNIDLSRRTSSLCQSPLPSCGRMVMYAAEANPLVSSDDLHCVSREQDGLIYANDNNRYEDVGEDENLKLVPVNSSGCGSDTMQNCYPIDEKPKGHIKQEEAGGTLCYEPPRFPSLDIPFMSCDLIQSGDMQQEFSPLGIRQFMMSSMNCLTPFRLWDSPSRIDSPKALLKSAAKTFTSTPSIMKKKKRNRDLLSPLSDRRMEKKHEIDLTSTLITNFSRLDVMFDDNEAQGIEDDKENCRPAFKVEEKSNSQNKIEQSPLDADAKMKNDIDPAAEIPSGVLVEHDMNDPSLYSPSQIGLKSDIVLSLSARSHKKPASRLNSPCVRLKEHERLSVSVTCVQSVCSSPGPGENMGDQTGNNGGFERNNIFGGTPYRKSFESPSAWKSPLFFSTFLTSPRLDTEITIEDYGCFFSPGDKSYDAMGWMKQIGEHTAAQYADALEILENETPKALPKDAFEDNQENKDPHNQPGNQSNSASNALVERRILDFSECGSPERGDKGKSSVMSISSPSYLLKGCR